Proteins encoded by one window of Hafnia alvei:
- a CDS encoding PAS domain-containing methyl-accepting chemotaxis protein: MRNNQPITQQEYTLADDATLMSTTDPNSYITYANASFIEASGFTAEEIIKQPHNVVRHPDMPPQVFADMWATLKQGEPWTGLVKNRRKNGGFYWVRANAVPVVRGGKTVGFMSVRTKASNEEIAKASQLYEQMNQNKLGSRRVHKGLLLRSGFWRWTSIMKTMPLRWRIRTALFALLPLSIATVSALNVEHLALGIFSAAMALFLILISAWLESQISRPLERVCQQALRVATGASHNVEHMNRVDEIGVTLRAIGQLGLMFRWLVNDVSGQVINVRSASDELAQGNIDLSARTKQTAANVQQTASTMTQMTITVQNNTETAAKADQLSISASSAATNGGQVMETVIATMDEIASSTKKIASITSLIDSIAFQTNILALNAAVEAARAGEDGKGFAVVAGEVRNLAQRSASAASEIKSLIEASAEKVQSGTNQVHTAGSTMRDIVEQVRNVTDLIAQISAATSEQSTGLNEVSRAIDELDRITHQNAVLVQEGAEASAKVKQQAMWLVDAVTVFR; this comes from the coding sequence GAAGAGATCATTAAGCAACCCCATAACGTCGTTCGCCATCCGGATATGCCGCCGCAGGTTTTTGCAGATATGTGGGCAACGCTAAAACAGGGCGAGCCTTGGACAGGATTGGTTAAAAACCGCCGTAAAAACGGGGGGTTTTATTGGGTGCGCGCCAACGCAGTACCGGTTGTGCGTGGAGGGAAAACCGTCGGATTTATGTCGGTCCGCACTAAAGCCTCTAACGAAGAAATAGCAAAAGCTAGCCAGCTTTATGAGCAGATGAATCAGAATAAACTCGGCAGCCGACGAGTGCATAAAGGATTGTTATTACGCTCGGGTTTTTGGCGCTGGACATCCATCATGAAAACGATGCCCTTACGTTGGAGAATTCGCACCGCGCTGTTTGCCCTACTCCCGCTTTCCATTGCAACGGTGAGTGCCTTGAATGTCGAACATCTGGCGTTAGGTATTTTCTCTGCGGCCATGGCGCTGTTTCTTATCCTGATATCGGCATGGCTGGAATCACAAATATCTCGCCCACTAGAACGGGTATGCCAACAGGCATTGCGGGTCGCCACTGGCGCGAGCCATAACGTGGAGCATATGAATCGCGTTGATGAAATTGGTGTAACGCTACGCGCTATTGGTCAATTAGGGCTGATGTTCCGTTGGCTTGTTAATGACGTGAGTGGGCAGGTGATCAACGTGCGCAGCGCCAGCGACGAACTGGCGCAGGGCAATATCGACCTCAGCGCCCGCACTAAGCAAACCGCGGCAAACGTGCAGCAAACGGCGTCAACCATGACGCAAATGACGATTACGGTGCAAAACAACACGGAAACGGCAGCCAAAGCCGATCAACTATCCATTTCCGCGAGCAGCGCGGCTACTAACGGCGGTCAGGTAATGGAAACCGTGATCGCCACCATGGATGAAATCGCCAGCAGCACCAAAAAAATCGCCTCTATCACCAGCCTTATCGACAGCATTGCTTTTCAAACCAATATATTGGCGCTCAACGCAGCGGTCGAAGCCGCACGAGCCGGAGAAGATGGCAAAGGTTTTGCCGTGGTCGCAGGAGAAGTGCGTAACTTAGCCCAACGCAGCGCAAGCGCCGCGAGCGAAATCAAAAGCCTGATCGAAGCCAGCGCGGAGAAAGTCCAAAGCGGCACAAATCAGGTTCATACGGCCGGAAGTACCATGCGGGATATTGTTGAACAGGTGAGAAATGTCACCGATCTTATTGCGCAGATTAGCGCTGCGACCTCAGAACAGAGTACCGGACTCAATGAAGTCAGCCGAGCCATTGATGAGCTTGATCGCATCACCCATCAAAATGCGGTTTTAGTACAAGAAGGCGCGGAAGCATCAGCCAAGGTAAAACAGCAGGCCATGTGGCTCGTCGATGCAGTGACCGTATTTAGATAG